The following coding sequences are from one Deltaproteobacteria bacterium window:
- a CDS encoding CusA/CzcA family heavy metal efflux RND transporter, with amino-acid sequence MLERILNFSIQRRFLVVLVTTVFGAIGVFALTRLPIDAVPDITNNQVQINTLATSLSPIEVEKQVTFPIETALAGIRGLAYTRSLSRNGFSQVTAVFSDDVDIYFARQQVTERLTEARESLPEGVEPRMGAISTGLGEIYMWTVEYRHPGGDGAAPNAGEAGWQPDGSYLTPEGERLASPLERAAYLRTVQDWVIRPQLKGVAGVAGIDAIGGYVKQFHVQPDPQRLVAYGRTLHDVVAALERNNLSAGAGYIEHNGEAYNVRATGRIERLEQLDSIVIGERGGTPIYVRDVATVGIGKELRTGSASENGEEVVVGTALMRIGENSRTVAHAVGEKIAAINKTLPPDIHAKTVLDRTRLVDATIHTVQKNLFEGAILVVIVLFLLLGNIRAAVVTALAIPLSMLLTAIGMVQTRTSGNLMSLGAIDFGLVVDGAVIIVENCLRSLAAKQREIRRALTLQERLDVTREASKQVLGPAVVGGAIIITVYVPILFLTGVEGKMFRPMALTVIFALVAAFVLAFTFVPAMVALVITGRVEERENVLVRNAKVLYEPALRWVLRARVATLGAAVLLFAGSLVLFSRLGQEFVPSLSELDIAVQAIRIPSTGLTQSSEMQLTVERTIKETIPEVAFVFSKTGTAEMASDPMPPNASDTFVILKPRDSWPNPRDTKEAVRERVEEALRGALGNNYEFTQPIAMRFNELIAGVRGDVAVKVYGEDFDALLPIARQIGGILQDTRGAADVRVEQIAGLPMLSIDVDRAAIARYGLTVADVQEVVSIAVGGREAGQVFEGDRRFDIVVRLPEDFRRNIRALEQLPIPLEHQEEESGVIPVSGNAPVGTFAFIPLGAVARVAVTEGPNQISRENGKRRVVVQANVRGRDVGSFVGDVRARIDADVKLPPGSWLDWGGQFENLVEAKKRLTLVVPACFLLIFLLLYSTFGSVRHAAMVFTGIPLALSGGILSLWLRQMPFSISAAVGFIALSGIAVLNGLVMITFIKQLREEGASVDEAIVRGALTRFRPVLMTALVASLGFIPMALATGTGAEVQRPLATVVIGGLISSTALTLFVLPALVGLFAGPEPAMTEGVLSD; translated from the coding sequence GTGCTCGAGCGAATTCTCAATTTCTCCATTCAGCGCCGGTTTCTGGTCGTTCTGGTCACGACCGTCTTCGGCGCCATCGGCGTCTTTGCGCTCACCCGTCTGCCCATCGATGCCGTTCCCGACATCACGAACAATCAGGTTCAGATCAACACCCTTGCGACCTCGCTCTCTCCGATCGAGGTGGAGAAGCAGGTGACCTTCCCGATCGAGACCGCTCTTGCTGGAATCCGCGGGCTTGCCTACACACGCTCCCTTTCCCGCAATGGCTTCTCGCAAGTGACCGCCGTCTTTTCCGACGACGTCGACATCTATTTCGCTCGACAGCAGGTCACGGAGCGCTTGACCGAAGCGCGCGAGAGCCTGCCCGAGGGAGTCGAGCCTCGCATGGGAGCCATCTCGACGGGTCTCGGCGAAATCTACATGTGGACCGTCGAGTACCGGCACCCGGGGGGCGACGGTGCCGCTCCCAACGCCGGCGAGGCGGGCTGGCAACCCGACGGCAGCTATCTCACGCCGGAAGGTGAACGTCTCGCTTCACCTCTCGAGCGCGCCGCGTACCTACGAACGGTGCAGGATTGGGTCATTCGGCCGCAACTGAAGGGAGTCGCCGGTGTCGCCGGCATCGACGCCATCGGCGGATACGTCAAGCAGTTCCATGTGCAGCCCGATCCACAGCGACTCGTCGCGTACGGGCGAACCCTGCATGACGTGGTTGCGGCGCTCGAACGGAACAATCTGAGTGCCGGCGCCGGCTACATCGAGCACAACGGCGAGGCTTACAACGTGCGGGCCACAGGCCGGATAGAACGGCTCGAGCAGCTCGACTCCATCGTCATCGGGGAGCGCGGCGGCACGCCCATCTACGTTCGCGATGTCGCCACGGTTGGCATCGGCAAAGAGCTTCGAACGGGCAGCGCAAGCGAGAACGGGGAAGAGGTCGTCGTAGGCACCGCGCTCATGCGGATCGGCGAAAACAGCCGAACCGTCGCGCATGCCGTGGGGGAGAAGATCGCGGCCATCAACAAGACGCTTCCTCCGGATATTCACGCCAAGACCGTCCTGGATCGAACCAGGCTCGTAGACGCCACCATCCACACCGTTCAGAAGAATCTCTTCGAGGGCGCAATCCTCGTCGTGATCGTGCTGTTTCTCCTTCTCGGAAACATCCGTGCGGCCGTCGTCACCGCGCTCGCCATCCCGCTTTCGATGCTCTTGACCGCCATCGGCATGGTCCAGACGCGCACCAGCGGGAATCTCATGAGCTTGGGCGCCATCGACTTCGGTCTGGTCGTCGACGGCGCGGTCATCATCGTCGAGAACTGCCTTCGGAGCTTGGCCGCGAAGCAGCGCGAGATCAGGCGAGCGCTCACGCTGCAAGAACGTCTCGACGTGACCCGCGAGGCGAGCAAGCAGGTGCTCGGTCCGGCGGTCGTCGGTGGCGCCATCATCATCACCGTCTACGTTCCGATCCTCTTTCTCACCGGGGTGGAGGGGAAGATGTTCCGTCCGATGGCCCTTACGGTCATCTTTGCCCTGGTCGCGGCCTTCGTCCTCGCGTTCACCTTCGTTCCCGCGATGGTCGCTCTCGTCATCACGGGTCGCGTCGAGGAACGGGAGAACGTCTTGGTCCGTAATGCCAAGGTGCTCTACGAACCGGCGCTCCGCTGGGTTCTTCGAGCGCGAGTCGCCACCCTTGGGGCGGCGGTGCTGCTCTTTGCCGGCTCACTCGTCCTGTTCTCCCGTCTCGGCCAGGAGTTCGTTCCGAGTCTCAGTGAGCTCGATATCGCGGTTCAGGCCATCCGCATCCCGAGCACCGGCCTCACGCAATCCTCCGAGATGCAGCTCACCGTCGAGCGTACGATCAAGGAGACGATCCCCGAGGTCGCCTTTGTGTTCTCCAAGACGGGCACCGCCGAGATGGCGTCCGATCCCATGCCCCCGAATGCGTCCGACACGTTCGTCATTCTGAAACCGCGAGACTCTTGGCCGAACCCGCGCGACACGAAAGAAGCGGTTCGCGAGCGGGTCGAAGAGGCCCTCCGTGGAGCGCTCGGCAACAACTACGAGTTCACGCAACCGATCGCGATGCGTTTCAACGAGCTCATCGCCGGTGTACGGGGTGACGTCGCGGTGAAGGTCTACGGGGAAGATTTCGACGCGCTTCTGCCCATTGCTCGGCAGATCGGAGGCATACTCCAGGATACGCGCGGCGCGGCCGACGTGCGGGTCGAGCAGATCGCCGGCCTCCCGATGCTCAGCATCGACGTCGACCGAGCGGCGATCGCTCGCTACGGACTCACCGTCGCAGACGTCCAGGAAGTCGTCTCCATCGCCGTCGGCGGCCGCGAAGCGGGCCAGGTCTTCGAGGGCGACCGCCGCTTCGACATCGTGGTGCGGCTCCCGGAGGATTTCCGACGAAACATCCGCGCCCTCGAGCAGCTTCCGATCCCGCTCGAGCATCAGGAGGAGGAGTCCGGCGTCATCCCGGTCTCCGGCAACGCGCCCGTGGGCACGTTCGCCTTCATCCCTCTGGGCGCGGTCGCACGGGTCGCTGTCACCGAAGGACCGAACCAGATCAGCCGCGAGAATGGGAAGCGGCGCGTGGTGGTCCAAGCCAACGTGCGTGGGCGCGACGTCGGCTCCTTCGTCGGTGATGTCCGAGCCCGGATCGATGCTGACGTGAAGTTGCCGCCCGGGAGCTGGCTCGATTGGGGTGGGCAGTTCGAGAACTTGGTGGAGGCGAAGAAGCGGCTCACGCTCGTCGTGCCCGCGTGCTTCCTTTTGATCTTCCTTCTTCTCTACAGCACCTTCGGCTCGGTGCGCCATGCCGCCATGGTATTCACGGGGATCCCGCTCGCGCTGAGCGGCGGCATTCTCAGCCTCTGGCTCCGACAGATGCCGTTCTCGATCTCGGCCGCGGTTGGCTTCATCGCGCTCTCGGGCATCGCCGTCCTGAACGGTCTCGTGATGATCACGTTCATCAAGCAACTCCGAGAGGAGGGAGCGTCTGTCGATGAAGCCATCGTCCGAGGCGCCCTGACGCGCTTTCGCCCCGTTCTCATGACCGCGCTCGTCGCCTCTCTGGGCTTCATCCCGATGGCCCTTGCGACGGGCACCGGCGCCGAGGTCCAACGCCCTCTCGCGACGGTCGTCATCGGCGGACTCATCTCGAGCACGGCACTGACCCTCTTTGTTCTCCCGGCGCTGGTTGGACTCTTCGCAGGCCCGGAACCGGCGATGACCGAAGGCGTTCTCTCCGATTGA
- a CDS encoding VCBS repeat-containing protein produces the protein MVTAPIDPAKPYARRRLPGTANEGFCRFVVVVIAAVLSLISAPPAQGLDLSMDAHSLPVNDNPQGLNAVDCDGDLLPDLISANFDSDTVTVFQNSGPGTLLHGANLATADEPSGATCADFNNDGRIDAAVSSWKQKTVTLYIRQEDGSYTVGASSPVGNLPRSVSAADLNLDGNVDLVVVNVQSSDLTLLFGNGAGGFAAVGNIRIPRLSPQASRPVSAQIADFNGDSLPDIVVAANQQDPSLHLLLGDGFGFHFAPNPLPSTDRLLYVAAGDVNGDDLMDIATLGVDATIKVFAGHGNGTFTLLSVLLAGSMAKTVALADFDGDGLTDLAVSYSDSNSVQILRGISPGNFQSPYNIASPTVVSPMATARLRISATGGSEIVFVDGVAQRLSLLQILQLTGPTVSPLADLVGTPESLLLTDMTNDGIPDAVVASAGPKSSLGITVMRGNAAGSFDPPPPPVSCGNAVLDAGESCDDANAKKGDGCSVTCLVEMVKTLFSMDAADFNGDGNKDLAAVDAKGDLRIFLGNGIGQFGTIALLAKVKRKTGATVGDFNGDGLPDLAIVPRVRSGGSVTLLLNDGIGSFIPLPIIAPAKLGGPILAGDFDRNGFDDLLAVQTSKPKGVMLLSSDGAGPLRLFQTTPTPAGIVALAAADFDENGYLDTVAEFKGKKQHPILLLGALGGPFLAGPLIPSAPSPSRFSIADVDEDLHQDLLSCTPATSPNCQILYGTGRGTFAANPLPAAPSIGRDVRGAAADDFDDDGHVDLAGVSRQDSRLVVHFAGPSPSSLVLETGQLPEALATTDLNDDGRQDLLVANAGSQDISIFINQGARQFVTLVRTKLPLGNGHVSMAVGDIDGDGKKDLAVTQSESNRLTILSNTGGAGFAVQANLATQREPRGVAIGKLNGDDIGDIVTANRGANSVSIFRSETNGSYTRTDMASQGFAPWDVVLPDLDGDTVDDLVVLNEFDTAPVATKTATPTPIITPTPEATSTSAATGSGAPTPTATAQMPTPTPSTDSQEGNLITFLNDGTGGFPAVTERHTRGRQTPIAMCVGDFNGDTVPDLAVASVTTNDIMVLHGSGDGFWSGDERDFPVGNPVGGLSCHDADSDGRTDVAFARRRSNDVGAILTGPQ, from the coding sequence ATGGTGACTGCCCCTATCGACCCTGCCAAGCCCTACGCCCGGCGCCGCCTTCCCGGCACGGCGAACGAGGGGTTCTGCAGGTTCGTAGTGGTCGTCATAGCCGCTGTGCTGAGCCTCATTTCCGCTCCGCCGGCACAGGGTCTCGATCTTTCGATGGACGCCCACTCTCTTCCGGTAAACGACAATCCTCAGGGATTGAATGCCGTCGATTGCGACGGGGACCTGCTCCCAGACCTGATCTCGGCGAACTTCGACTCGGACACGGTGACCGTGTTCCAGAATTCCGGCCCCGGCACGCTCCTACATGGCGCCAACCTGGCGACTGCCGATGAGCCGAGCGGCGCTACCTGCGCGGACTTCAACAACGACGGCCGCATCGACGCCGCCGTGTCGAGTTGGAAGCAAAAGACAGTGACGCTCTACATCCGCCAGGAAGACGGCAGCTACACGGTCGGCGCGTCCTCCCCGGTCGGAAACCTCCCTCGCTCGGTGTCGGCTGCCGATCTGAATCTCGACGGCAATGTCGACCTCGTCGTCGTCAATGTCCAGTCAAGCGACCTTACGCTCCTCTTCGGCAACGGTGCGGGAGGGTTCGCAGCGGTCGGCAACATTCGAATCCCTCGCCTTTCTCCGCAGGCCAGTCGGCCGGTCTCCGCCCAGATCGCCGATTTCAACGGAGATTCGCTACCGGACATCGTCGTCGCCGCGAATCAGCAGGACCCCTCGCTGCATCTCCTTCTCGGCGACGGCTTCGGCTTCCACTTCGCCCCGAACCCGCTGCCTTCGACCGACCGACTCCTCTACGTCGCGGCAGGTGACGTCAACGGCGACGACCTGATGGACATTGCCACCCTTGGAGTCGATGCCACGATCAAGGTATTCGCGGGTCACGGCAACGGGACCTTTACACTCCTCTCCGTGCTCCTCGCGGGCTCGATGGCGAAGACCGTCGCCCTGGCGGATTTCGACGGCGATGGGCTCACCGACCTGGCCGTATCCTATTCCGACAGCAACAGCGTCCAGATCCTGCGAGGGATCTCACCCGGTAATTTTCAAAGCCCCTACAACATCGCATCGCCGACGGTAGTGTCTCCGATGGCGACCGCCCGCCTGCGAATCAGCGCGACCGGCGGTAGCGAGATCGTCTTCGTCGACGGCGTCGCCCAGCGCTTGTCGCTGCTGCAGATCCTCCAACTGACCGGCCCCACCGTGAGTCCGCTGGCGGATCTGGTAGGTACCCCTGAATCTCTCCTCCTGACCGACATGACCAACGACGGCATTCCCGATGCAGTCGTCGCGTCCGCCGGTCCCAAAAGTAGCCTCGGCATCACCGTCATGCGCGGCAATGCTGCGGGCAGCTTCGATCCGCCGCCGCCGCCGGTGAGCTGCGGAAACGCGGTCCTCGACGCTGGCGAAAGCTGCGACGACGCCAACGCCAAGAAGGGAGACGGCTGCAGCGTCACCTGCCTGGTCGAAATGGTGAAGACTCTGTTCTCGATGGATGCCGCCGACTTCAACGGCGACGGCAACAAGGATCTCGCTGCGGTCGACGCCAAGGGCGATCTCCGCATCTTCCTCGGCAACGGCATCGGCCAATTCGGCACCATCGCCCTCCTTGCCAAGGTCAAACGCAAAACGGGTGCGACGGTCGGCGACTTCAACGGCGACGGTCTCCCTGATTTGGCCATCGTTCCGCGAGTCCGTAGCGGCGGCTCCGTGACCTTGCTCTTGAACGACGGCATCGGGAGCTTCATCCCCCTCCCGATCATCGCGCCGGCGAAGCTTGGCGGCCCGATCCTCGCCGGCGACTTCGATCGCAACGGCTTCGATGACCTCCTCGCCGTGCAGACATCCAAGCCGAAGGGTGTGATGCTCCTCTCGAGCGACGGTGCGGGACCCCTTCGCCTCTTTCAAACGACACCGACACCGGCGGGCATCGTGGCGCTCGCGGCGGCTGATTTCGACGAGAACGGATACCTAGACACGGTCGCCGAGTTCAAGGGCAAGAAGCAACACCCGATCTTGTTGCTCGGCGCCCTAGGAGGGCCGTTCCTGGCGGGACCGCTCATCCCGAGCGCCCCAAGCCCTTCGCGCTTCTCCATCGCCGACGTCGACGAGGACCTTCACCAGGACCTCCTCAGTTGCACCCCCGCCACCTCACCGAACTGTCAGATCCTGTATGGAACGGGGCGCGGCACCTTCGCCGCCAACCCGCTCCCGGCAGCCCCCTCCATCGGACGCGACGTGCGGGGCGCCGCGGCGGACGACTTCGACGATGACGGTCATGTGGATCTTGCCGGTGTGAGCCGTCAGGACAGCCGCTTGGTCGTGCACTTCGCAGGTCCGAGCCCCTCGAGCCTCGTTCTCGAGACCGGCCAGCTGCCCGAGGCTCTCGCTACCACCGATCTGAACGACGATGGACGCCAGGACTTGCTCGTCGCCAACGCGGGATCGCAGGACATCAGCATCTTCATCAACCAGGGCGCTCGCCAGTTCGTGACCCTCGTCCGCACCAAGCTCCCACTTGGAAACGGTCACGTCTCGATGGCCGTCGGCGACATCGACGGCGACGGGAAGAAGGATCTCGCAGTCACCCAGTCCGAGAGCAACCGCCTGACGATCCTCAGCAACACCGGAGGCGCCGGCTTCGCGGTGCAGGCGAACCTCGCGACGCAGCGGGAGCCACGCGGCGTCGCCATCGGCAAGTTGAACGGCGACGACATCGGCGACATCGTGACCGCGAATCGGGGAGCCAATTCGGTCTCGATCTTCCGATCCGAGACGAACGGATCCTACACACGCACCGACATGGCCAGCCAGGGTTTCGCGCCTTGGGACGTGGTGCTTCCCGACCTCGACGGCGACACCGTGGACGACCTGGTCGTCCTGAACGAGTTCGACACGGCGCCTGTGGCCACCAAGACCGCGACGCCGACGCCGATCATCACGCCGACGCCCGAAGCGACGTCGACGTCGGCCGCAACCGGAAGCGGCGCGCCGACGCCCACGGCGACGGCGCAGATGCCGACGCCGACCCCGTCCACGGACTCGCAGGAGGGGAATCTGATCACGTTCCTGAACGATGGAACCGGTGGCTTCCCGGCGGTGACCGAGCGGCATACGCGCGGCCGTCAGACGCCGATCGCGATGTGCGTCGGCGACTTCAACGGCGACACGGTGCCCGACCTCGCCGTCGCAAGCGTCACCACCAACGACATCATGGTCCTACACGGCTCCGGAGACGGTTTCTGGAGCGGCGACGAACGCGACTTCCCGGTCGGCAACCCGGTCGGCGGCCTCTCGTGTCACGACGCCGACAGCGACGGCCGTACCGACGTCGCCTTCGCGCGCCGCCGGTCGAACGACGTCGGCGCGATCCTGACCGGTCCACAATGA
- a CDS encoding efflux RND transporter periplasmic adaptor subunit — MACAILVSGVGCAGEPGSSKNDKEAGHRQGHQEESGHDEGEESTNESAHVSAEKLEHAGVTFAAVGPGHVDDGVQLLGTIRPNGDRLAHITPRFPGIVREGRRNVGDTVKAGEVLAIIESSESLSPYELQTLIDGTIIEKHLTRGEAVDRDKQAFVIADLSSVWVELSVYQRDLEHVRVGETVRIRSGEKGPQAEGIIVYITPGVDERMRTATARVVLPNPDGQWRIGSFVEAYAVSPHAAALVVPANAIQSLEGTSVVFVAERERVEARPVILGHRGETLVEILSGLADGERIATVNSFLLKAELGKGAAEHDH, encoded by the coding sequence GTGGCCTGCGCGATCCTCGTCTCCGGCGTCGGATGTGCCGGAGAACCTGGTTCCTCCAAGAACGACAAGGAGGCGGGCCATCGGCAAGGTCACCAGGAGGAATCCGGACACGACGAAGGCGAAGAGTCCACGAACGAATCCGCGCACGTCTCGGCGGAGAAGCTCGAACATGCCGGTGTGACCTTCGCTGCGGTCGGTCCCGGCCACGTCGACGATGGCGTGCAGCTGCTTGGCACGATTCGCCCCAATGGGGATCGACTTGCCCACATCACTCCCCGCTTTCCGGGCATCGTCCGCGAAGGGAGGCGAAACGTCGGCGACACCGTCAAGGCCGGCGAGGTTCTCGCGATCATCGAGAGTAGCGAGAGCCTCTCACCCTACGAGCTGCAAACGCTCATCGACGGCACCATCATCGAAAAGCACCTGACCAGGGGCGAAGCCGTTGACCGCGACAAGCAGGCCTTCGTGATCGCCGACCTCTCGTCTGTCTGGGTCGAGCTGAGCGTGTATCAGCGCGACCTCGAGCACGTGCGAGTCGGGGAAACCGTCCGCATTCGTTCCGGCGAGAAGGGCCCCCAAGCGGAGGGCATCATCGTCTACATCACGCCGGGCGTCGATGAGAGGATGCGCACCGCGACGGCTCGGGTCGTGCTCCCGAATCCCGATGGCCAGTGGCGTATCGGGTCGTTTGTCGAAGCCTACGCGGTGTCTCCGCACGCCGCAGCGCTCGTCGTTCCAGCGAACGCCATCCAGAGCCTCGAGGGAACGTCCGTCGTATTCGTCGCCGAACGAGAACGGGTAGAGGCGCGTCCCGTCATCCTTGGCCATCGCGGCGAAACCCTCGTCGAGATCCTCAGCGGGCTCGCAGACGGTGAACGCATCGCCACGGTGAATTCGTTCCTCCTCAAGGCGGAGCTCGGAAAGGGCGCCGCCGAGCACGACCACTGA
- a CDS encoding PD40 domain-containing protein yields MMSTGMPRLLAALATTVAMLLAERSEALHNNSPLLTQVTDRPSQTIGGVHFTMASNVMIFHSDADLLSNGNTVPQIFVFDTAKRILKDQRAFYQLTFGSQPSINPSATARARTLAFESAADHLGNGSTGRQIFASRLVRFKNPGGLALQQITKGLGESFNPKINASGRYLVFSSTGDMNGDGLAPGEHLYRSELRRLRKARCAAYPCPYGGLNPGLELVTREIATGAAIHPGGNFVVFESRGDAAGNGCVNGAQQLFVKDFKTGTIQQLTFGTADSRGPKYSRDGQFLFFESDADLALTGSTRTQIFQYDMFTVPPRLKQLTAGTDGDSTDPAPGPGGAIRIHFTSTADLTNSGVSGVRRLFVYELTRNQIFQLSGNQQIDPGIDANFSFSIFVSDSDWLGNGNNQKQLFFLNSYRVVGDPGSPPPRPTPTATPIPGVPTTIGLALTANLSEDNGDGTLTTVVASTVADYLGAPVANGIFVDFSITAPSAGAAISDGRINVGSDQVCNLVQFQQRTGVPIVNQPGKTYVCLTYPKEQVNTVRQVNAAVTSRCLDGVNDTGACSSASQCPGGACQPASASVSGFFTLPAPIQECLNNGVPCNDFDPCTLNDVCGGGTNTCVGGDLAGQACTENSQCACPPSNPTCISGYCQLPTCQPGAPITCANDGNLCTQDVCNFYTGECYTPKQCFDDGNLCTDDVCDPGTGLCGIPNTAPCSDDNPCTLDDICAAGSCAPGTLMTCPNDGNPCTDDVCNAETGQCGVPGVCDCP; encoded by the coding sequence ATGATGAGTACAGGAATGCCGCGACTGCTCGCCGCGCTGGCCACCACCGTCGCGATGCTCCTCGCGGAACGGAGTGAGGCGCTCCACAACAACAGCCCTCTTCTGACGCAGGTCACCGACCGGCCGTCGCAGACTATCGGCGGCGTCCACTTCACGATGGCGTCGAACGTGATGATCTTCCATTCCGACGCCGACTTGCTGAGCAACGGCAACACCGTCCCGCAAATCTTCGTCTTCGACACCGCCAAGCGTATTCTCAAGGACCAACGGGCCTTCTACCAGCTCACCTTCGGCAGCCAACCCAGCATCAATCCGTCCGCGACCGCGCGCGCTCGCACGCTGGCGTTCGAGTCGGCTGCGGACCACCTTGGCAATGGCAGCACCGGCCGGCAGATCTTCGCCTCGCGTCTGGTTCGCTTCAAGAACCCCGGCGGTCTCGCGCTCCAGCAGATAACGAAGGGACTCGGCGAGAGCTTCAACCCGAAGATCAACGCGTCGGGCCGATATCTCGTCTTCTCTTCGACCGGCGACATGAACGGCGACGGCCTCGCACCGGGCGAGCACCTCTACCGCTCCGAGCTCCGCAGGCTCCGCAAGGCCCGCTGTGCCGCGTATCCGTGCCCCTACGGCGGCCTCAACCCCGGCCTCGAGCTCGTCACGCGCGAGATCGCCACCGGCGCGGCCATCCATCCCGGCGGGAATTTCGTGGTCTTCGAGTCACGCGGCGACGCGGCCGGTAACGGCTGCGTGAACGGCGCGCAACAGCTCTTCGTGAAGGACTTCAAGACCGGCACGATCCAGCAACTGACCTTCGGCACGGCGGACAGCCGTGGACCGAAGTACTCACGCGACGGTCAGTTCCTCTTCTTCGAATCGGACGCCGATCTCGCGCTGACCGGCAGCACGCGAACCCAGATCTTCCAGTACGACATGTTCACCGTGCCGCCGCGGCTCAAGCAGCTCACGGCCGGCACCGACGGCGACAGCACGGACCCCGCCCCGGGGCCGGGCGGAGCCATTCGCATCCACTTCACATCGACCGCCGATCTCACGAACAGCGGGGTCTCGGGTGTACGCCGCCTCTTCGTCTACGAACTGACGCGCAACCAGATCTTCCAGCTTTCCGGCAATCAGCAGATCGATCCCGGCATCGATGCCAATTTCAGCTTCTCGATCTTCGTCAGCGACTCCGATTGGCTCGGGAACGGCAACAACCAGAAGCAGCTCTTCTTTCTGAACTCGTACCGCGTGGTCGGCGATCCTGGGAGCCCGCCGCCGCGGCCGACGCCGACTGCGACGCCAATCCCCGGCGTTCCGACGACCATCGGCCTCGCACTGACGGCCAACCTCTCCGAAGACAACGGCGACGGCACCCTCACTACGGTCGTTGCGTCGACGGTCGCGGACTATCTTGGCGCACCTGTCGCCAACGGCATCTTCGTCGACTTCTCGATCACCGCACCCTCGGCCGGCGCAGCGATCAGCGATGGCCGCATCAACGTCGGGTCCGATCAAGTCTGCAACCTCGTCCAGTTCCAGCAGCGTACGGGCGTCCCGATCGTCAACCAGCCAGGAAAGACCTACGTCTGCCTTACGTACCCGAAGGAGCAGGTCAACACGGTCCGGCAAGTCAATGCCGCGGTCACGTCGCGTTGTCTCGACGGAGTCAATGACACCGGCGCCTGCTCCAGCGCCTCGCAATGCCCGGGTGGCGCGTGTCAGCCGGCCTCGGCCAGCGTGTCCGGCTTCTTCACGTTGCCGGCGCCGATCCAGGAGTGCCTGAACAACGGCGTTCCGTGCAACGACTTCGATCCGTGCACTCTGAACGACGTATGCGGAGGCGGCACCAACACCTGCGTCGGCGGCGACCTCGCGGGGCAGGCGTGTACCGAGAACTCGCAGTGCGCGTGCCCGCCATCCAACCCCACGTGCATCAGCGGCTACTGCCAACTTCCGACCTGTCAGCCGGGTGCGCCTATTACTTGCGCCAATGACGGCAACCTCTGCACGCAGGACGTCTGCAACTTCTACACGGGTGAGTGCTACACACCGAAACAGTGCTTCGATGACGGCAATCTCTGCACGGACGACGTCTGCGACCCTGGCACTGGCCTCTGCGGCATCCCCAACACGGCACCGTGCTCCGACGACAATCCGTGTACGCTGGATGACATCTGCGCGGCCGGGAGCTG
- a CDS encoding TolC family protein yields the protein MTIEQAIAAAMRRNPELAATRVDVGVRAARAVQAGLRPNPTLGFEAEDVAGSDRRAGWEAGQTTLSVSQALELGGKRQKRRRTANLERDVASWDIVVRLRALVSEVRKAFAATLIAQDRLTLSEKLIRIAEDSVRSVGVTVDAGAVSPVERLRAEVNLSRARASRLAARRELENARSILAATWGEPSPLFERAAGALSPAVRPAPLETLLPNIGKIPDLARADAEIEQRRAALSLEQSRRIPDLSLVAGGRHYAEDGGGALVFGFSLPLPLFDRNQGNILAAAREVAQARLAHDAVAVTVEARARQAYVAVEAAAEQASIFRDETIPRAERAYAGAKDGYARGLFRYLEVLDAQRTLFELRAEYLTALATYYDASAELSRWVEHSDTSPERAHGDRHD from the coding sequence GTGACGATCGAGCAAGCGATCGCGGCGGCAATGCGGCGAAACCCCGAGCTCGCCGCGACCCGGGTCGACGTCGGAGTCCGAGCCGCGCGCGCGGTTCAGGCCGGCCTTCGTCCGAATCCCACGCTTGGATTCGAAGCCGAAGATGTCGCCGGCTCGGATCGCCGCGCCGGATGGGAAGCGGGCCAGACGACGCTGAGCGTGTCGCAGGCCCTCGAGCTCGGCGGAAAGCGTCAGAAGCGCCGGCGCACTGCGAATCTGGAGCGAGACGTCGCCTCGTGGGACATCGTGGTGCGGCTCCGAGCCCTGGTTTCCGAAGTCAGAAAGGCTTTCGCCGCGACCCTCATCGCGCAGGATCGGCTCACCCTGAGCGAGAAGCTGATCCGTATCGCGGAAGACTCCGTCCGTAGCGTCGGCGTTACGGTGGACGCCGGCGCGGTCTCGCCGGTCGAGCGCCTCCGTGCGGAAGTCAATTTGAGCCGCGCACGGGCATCGCGGCTTGCCGCTCGGCGCGAGCTCGAGAACGCCCGAAGCATACTCGCCGCCACCTGGGGAGAGCCGTCGCCGCTCTTCGAGCGCGCCGCAGGCGCCCTCTCGCCAGCCGTGAGACCGGCTCCACTCGAGACCCTGTTGCCCAACATCGGGAAGATTCCCGACCTTGCCCGGGCCGACGCCGAGATCGAACAGCGACGAGCCGCCCTCTCGTTGGAGCAATCACGGCGGATTCCGGACCTCTCGCTCGTTGCCGGCGGCCGGCACTACGCCGAGGACGGCGGTGGAGCGCTGGTCTTCGGATTCTCCCTGCCCCTTCCACTCTTCGACCGAAACCAAGGGAACATCCTGGCGGCCGCGCGGGAAGTGGCCCAGGCCCGACTCGCACACGATGCGGTGGCCGTCACGGTGGAAGCGCGGGCTCGACAAGCGTACGTCGCGGTTGAAGCTGCGGCGGAGCAAGCCAGCATCTTCCGCGACGAAACCATTCCGCGAGCGGAGCGTGCCTACGCTGGCGCGAAGGATGGCTACGCCCGCGGCCTCTTCCGCTACCTCGAGGTCCTCGATGCCCAACGGACGCTCTTCGAGCTCCGCGCGGAATACCTCACGGCACTGGCAACCTACTACGACGCCTCCGCGGAGCTCTCGCGGTGGGTCGAACATTCGGACACCAGCCCGGAGCGCGCTCATGGAGACCGACATGACTAG